Proteins encoded by one window of Erwinia pyrifoliae DSM 12163:
- a CDS encoding ATP-grasp domain-containing protein has product MQNETFFIWHKVPFYCVRYDEILNHTNNTIIYIGTQAALADIPAELNCEKLIWQEQDGVHVLIEKMSLKTPAPRNFIALSEYQVDVAARIRAHFGIPGPSIAEAELSRNKLMMKAAVASSGLATPTCYSLNDTLQNPRILEAISSAKLVLKPLDGASSENVQIYSSHRALLMALNNNNTHIDDIDLRKNTARYQIEEFIEGDIWHVDGFVRSGEIALCVSSRYIGNCLDFAKGLPLGSLQCELPATLLAFSRQVVAAVDIQHGCFHLEVFQNASGWVFLEIGHRAGGASVVRAFELHTGVNLHHVHLSAQLGWMPDFATKTSANEDYYGWFVFPGHHLPEGYACIDNAGDFSSSACIHEWHQLPPDKKLCPALTYLETIAPVAGMLRTTSFREGQQFVLDMFENITVTSTTEAERSASCDDDPRGLSRLVNDFPA; this is encoded by the coding sequence ATGCAGAATGAAACCTTTTTTATATGGCACAAAGTACCGTTCTATTGTGTTCGTTACGATGAAATTCTAAACCATACCAATAACACTATCATTTATATTGGCACTCAGGCTGCGCTCGCGGATATTCCCGCCGAACTTAACTGTGAGAAATTGATTTGGCAAGAGCAAGACGGGGTTCATGTACTGATTGAAAAAATGAGTTTGAAGACACCGGCACCACGCAATTTTATTGCTTTATCGGAATACCAGGTTGATGTTGCAGCCCGCATCCGGGCGCATTTTGGTATTCCCGGGCCGTCCATTGCCGAAGCCGAACTTTCTAGGAATAAACTGATGATGAAAGCGGCGGTGGCGTCATCGGGGCTGGCGACGCCGACATGCTATTCTCTGAATGACACGCTACAAAACCCCAGAATCCTTGAAGCAATAAGTTCAGCGAAACTTGTACTCAAGCCGCTGGATGGAGCATCAAGTGAGAATGTCCAAATCTACTCTTCTCATCGCGCGTTACTGATGGCCCTCAATAATAATAATACCCATATTGATGATATCGACTTACGAAAAAATACTGCCCGTTACCAGATTGAAGAATTCATCGAAGGCGATATCTGGCATGTGGATGGCTTTGTTCGCTCCGGTGAAATCGCCCTTTGCGTCAGCAGCCGCTATATTGGCAATTGCCTTGATTTTGCAAAAGGGCTGCCTCTTGGGTCTTTACAGTGCGAACTACCCGCTACACTGCTGGCATTTTCACGTCAGGTTGTTGCTGCTGTAGACATCCAACATGGCTGTTTTCATCTGGAAGTGTTCCAAAATGCCTCTGGCTGGGTTTTTCTGGAGATAGGGCATCGGGCGGGTGGTGCCAGCGTGGTGCGCGCTTTTGAACTGCATACGGGCGTTAACCTTCATCATGTGCACCTGAGCGCGCAATTAGGGTGGATGCCAGATTTTGCAACAAAAACATCGGCAAATGAAGACTATTATGGTTGGTTTGTCTTCCCGGGGCACCACCTGCCCGAAGGCTATGCCTGTATAGATAATGCAGGTGATTTTAGCTCATCTGCCTGCATCCATGAATGGCATCAACTACCGCCTGACAAAAAACTGTGCCCCGCCCTAACTTATCTGGAAACAATTGCCCCAGTGGCGGGAATGCTGCGCACAACATCCTTCCGGGAAGGCCAGCAATTTGTTCTTGATATGTTTGAAAATATCACAGTTACCAGCACAACGGAGGCAGAACGTTCGGCCAGCTGTGATGATGACCCAAGAGGCCTGAGCAGGCTAGTAAATGACTTCCCTGCATAA
- a CDS encoding ATP-grasp domain-containing protein: MENKGIVIIVDAYSPTRRLAPEFIRQGYRCARVQSTPEIPDIYKGSFSLDDYCENIIHQGDLAVTLQKVASLNPVAIIAGGEIGVELADILSENLGLASNGTALSAARRHKYTMIERLRSVGLPATRQCLPANGDALRLWHQKTGGRIVVKPARSAAGEGVHFCDTPEASNAALQAIIGKKNIFSEINQEVVAQEYLCGTEYVVNTVSCQGKHRVTDIWRTTRVSVNGFLDMGDSIHIMPRHGEIQETLVSYALQVLNAMNIQYGPGHMEIKMCDDGPCLVEIGARIAGGDMPYYAELATGQSQLNWTQLAYTDPEKFHALYDIPYTLNYYFSSVAMLSPCEGILEAYPYKKQISQLESLLEIREYVKPGDRIYHTIDDTTYPMLVLLKHKTEEVVLRDWGTLRYLDGHAFYKVH, from the coding sequence ATGGAAAATAAAGGTATTGTGATTATTGTTGATGCCTATTCGCCCACGCGACGTTTAGCACCTGAATTTATTCGTCAGGGATACCGGTGCGCGCGCGTGCAGAGCACCCCGGAAATCCCGGACATTTATAAAGGCTCCTTCAGCCTTGACGATTATTGTGAAAATATTATTCACCAAGGCGACCTGGCGGTCACGCTACAAAAAGTGGCCAGTCTTAACCCGGTGGCCATCATTGCCGGCGGGGAAATTGGCGTGGAACTGGCCGATATTTTAAGCGAGAATCTTGGTCTTGCATCAAATGGCACCGCACTCAGCGCCGCCCGACGCCACAAATACACCATGATAGAACGCCTGCGCAGCGTCGGGCTTCCTGCAACGCGGCAATGTCTTCCTGCAAATGGAGATGCGCTGCGTCTCTGGCACCAAAAGACAGGTGGGCGGATTGTGGTAAAACCGGCGCGCAGCGCTGCCGGCGAAGGCGTTCATTTTTGCGACACGCCGGAAGCGTCTAACGCCGCATTGCAGGCGATTATCGGGAAAAAAAATATCTTCTCAGAAATCAACCAAGAAGTGGTGGCGCAGGAATATCTGTGCGGCACGGAATATGTGGTGAATACCGTGTCCTGTCAAGGTAAACACCGGGTAACCGATATCTGGAGAACCACCCGAGTCAGCGTAAATGGCTTTCTTGATATGGGTGATTCCATACATATTATGCCGCGCCATGGGGAAATTCAGGAGACTCTGGTTTCTTATGCATTACAGGTGCTTAATGCCATGAATATTCAGTACGGGCCAGGACATATGGAAATAAAAATGTGTGATGATGGCCCTTGCCTGGTAGAAATAGGCGCTCGCATCGCCGGTGGCGATATGCCTTATTATGCCGAACTTGCCACTGGACAATCACAACTTAACTGGACTCAGTTGGCCTACACCGACCCTGAGAAATTCCATGCGCTGTACGATATTCCTTATACGCTGAATTATTATTTTTCATCTGTGGCAATGCTCAGTCCCTGTGAAGGAATACTTGAAGCTTACCCTTATAAAAAACAGATAAGCCAGCTGGAAAGTCTGTTGGAAATTCGTGAATATGTGAAGCCTGGCGATCGAATTTATCATACGATTGATGATACAACTTACCCCATGCTGGTGCTATTAAAACATAAAACAGAAGAAGTGGTATTACGCGACTGGGGAACATTACGTTATCTGGACGGTCATGCCTTTTACAAGGTTCATTAA